In Mercurialis annua linkage group LG5, ddMerAnnu1.2, whole genome shotgun sequence, a single genomic region encodes these proteins:
- the LOC126680630 gene encoding dirigent protein 4-like: protein MILYFLSANAQDDYYSETECDICMQQKMTTLNFFQHTIFGGKNPNTVLIAQANTTRTDGVVEFGNLFALNSALRVGISPTSRMIGRAKGLQVGASQEYESPTFFVCSDYGFDKGKFNESSFVICSTNSFSEPTRELAVIGGRKKFRMATGFAKIRTAYFSSTQRYAITKHDVTLFHC from the coding sequence ATGATCCTTTATTTTTTGAGTGCAAATGCTCAAGATGATTACTATAGCGAAACAGAATGTGATATCTGTATGCAGCAAAAAATGACTACACTTAATTTCTTCCAGCATACAATTTTTGGTGGAAAAAATCCTAATACAGTTCTAATTGCTCAAGCCAATACAACCAGAACCGATGGTGTAGTTGAATTTGGTAATCTTTTTGCTCTTAATAGTGCTTTAAGAGTAGGCATTAGTCCGACTTCACGAATGATAGGGCGTGCTAAAGGACTCCAAGTCGGAGCCAGCCAAGAATATGAAAGTCCCACATTCTTTGTTTGCTCGGATTATGGGTTCGATAAAGGAAAATTTAATGAAAGTTCTTTCGTCATATGTTCAACGAATTCATTTTCAGAGCCCACACGCGAGCTTGCAGTTATCGGTGgacgaaaaaaatttagaatGGCTACAGGTTTTGCTAAGATTCGAACTGCTTATTTCAGTTCCACTCAGAGATATGCTATTACCAAGCATGACGTTACCTTGTTTCATTGCTGA
- the LOC126680631 gene encoding dirigent protein 4-like, giving the protein MCMKQKITKLKFFNHHVYGGKNSTIIEIARANSTRIDDLIEFGNLFAVNNALRVGIDPTSRIIGRAKGLHLGASEENETATFVPYLDLGFDTGKFKRSSFVIISKNLYLEPKQELAVVGGREKFRMTTGFANVRRVFFDDTQRYAVFEYGVTLFHC; this is encoded by the coding sequence ATGTGTATGAAGCAGAAGATAACCAAACTTAAGTTCTTCAACCATCATGTTTATGGTGGTAAAAATAGTACTATTATTGAAATAGCTCGAGCAAATTCAACCAGAATAGACGACCTCATTGAGTTTGGCAATCTTTTTGCTGTAAATAATGCTTTGAGAGTAGGCATTGATCCAACGTCACGAATTATAGGGCGTGCTAAGGGACTCCATTTAGGAGCTAGCGAAGAAAATGAAACTGCCACATTCGTTCCTTACTTGGATTTAGGATTCGATACAGGCAAATTTAAAAGAAGTTCATTTGTAATTATTTCAAAGAATTTGTATTTGGAGCCGAAACAGGAGCTTGCAGTTGTTGGTGGAAGAGAAAAGTTCAGGATGACTACAGGTTTTGCTAATGTTCGAAGGGTTTTTTTCGATGACACTCAGAGATATGCAGTTTTTGAGTATGGCGTTACTTTATTTCATTGCTAA
- the LOC126680627 gene encoding uncharacterized protein LOC126680627, giving the protein MASVLFQTRSDSLPTKSHPLVSELDDQICRLRACEATSTSSMSITHKLSGLQDLYDCVDKILLLPLTQQALAQHQNRKWVDELLDGSLRILDVCNSAKDALLQTKEYTLELESTIRRRQGGSENNIATEVKKYITSRKMAKKSIQKAMSNLKGLESKCCVETGTEIANFVSMLREVQVVTLAVLKSFMSFISGTKTVTKTKTKTNNWLLVSKIMLNKRIASEEEEEVVNEFALADIALESLKCDNNMENVQNQLKNLEQCIEDFEEGSHNLFRRMIKTRVTLLNILS; this is encoded by the coding sequence ATGGCTTCGGTCTTATTCCAGACTCGTTCCGATAGTTTACCGACTAAATCACACCCGCTCGTCTCCGAGTTGGATGATCAAATCTGCAGATTAAGGGCTTGTGAAGCTACTTCTACTTCATCAATGTCAATAACGCATAAACTAAGCGGCCTTCAAGATTTATACGACTGCGTCGACAAAATACTTCTTTTACCTCTAACTCAACAAGCATTAGCTCAGCATCAAAATCGGAAATGGGTGGACGAGCTTTTAGATGGATCGCTAAGGATTCTCGACGTGTGCAACTCCGCTAAGGATGCATTGTTGCAAACTAAAGAGTACACGCTTGAACTCGAGTCGACTATTCGAAGACGACAAGGAGGAAGCGAGAATAACATAGCAACCGAGGTTAAAAAGTACATAACCTCGCGAAAAATGGCGAAGAAATCGATCCAAAAGGCGATGAGTAATTTAAAGGGATTAGAGAGCAAATGCTGCGTTGAAACTGGAACTGAAATAGCTAATTTTGTTAGCATGTTGAGAGAGGTTCAAGTGGTGACTCTTGCTGTGTTGAAATCTTTTATGTCGTTTATTTCCGGGACGAAGACGGTGACGAAGACGAAGACAAAGACGAACAACTGGTTGTTAGTTTCGAAGATTATGCTGAACAAAAGAATCGCGTCGGAGGAAGAAGAGGAAGTTGTTAATGAATTTGCATTGGCGGATATTGCATTGGAGTCTCTTAAGTGTGATAATAATATGGAGAATGTGCAGAATCAGTTGAAGAATTTGGAGCAATGTATTGAAGATTTTGAAGAAGGTTCTCATAATCTTTTTAGACGAATGATCAAAACTAGGGTC